Proteins encoded together in one Vigna angularis cultivar LongXiaoDou No.4 chromosome 5, ASM1680809v1, whole genome shotgun sequence window:
- the LOC108340102 gene encoding protein NDR1: MDICRDLCKCCLGIVFSLGFSALFLWLSLRTDPPKCSLQSLSLLTENDTVVFQLSLQNVNKDKGVKYGVVLVTFALFLDNTTTRPLANATLLPFYQGRRKTARKWGSAVAPRLLARLNRTAAVKNGNVFLRVEFATRVKYKVWLSFYIKRHHLVGGANVEINASSGEKVEPKAIRLGDVPPRLGSRAAMVRSSYVAVVGVFVTVFFLSCVDG, translated from the coding sequence ATGGATATTTGCCGGGACCTCTGCAAGTGTTGCCTCGGCATCGTCTTCTCCCTGGGTTTCTCGGCGCTCTTCCTCTGGCTCAGTCTCCGCACGGACCCTCCCAAATGCTCCCTCcaatctctctctcttctcaccGAAAACGACACCGTCGTCTTCCAACTTTCCCTTCAAAACGTCAACAAGGACAAGGGTGTCAAATACGGCGTCGTTCTCGTCACCTTCGCGCTCTTCCTCGACAACACCACCACGCGCCCTCTGGCCAACGCCACGCTCCTCCCATTCTACCAGGGACGCCGAAAAACCGCGCGCAAGTGGGGTTCCGCCGTGGCGCCGCGCTTATTAGCCCGACTCAACCGCACGGCGGCGGTGAAGAACGGGAATGTGTTCCTGCGCGTGGAGTTCGCTACTCGGGTGAAGTACAAGGTGTGGCTGTCGTTTTACATTAAACGGCACCATTTGGTCGGAGGGGCTAATGTTgagattaatgctagctccgGGGAGAAGGTGGAGCCTAAAGCGATTAGGCTCGGAGACGTCCCTCCCAGGCTCGGGTCCCGAGCTGCGATGGTTCGGAGTTCGTATGTGGCGGTTGTTGGAGTTTTTGTCACAGTTTTTTTTCTCAGTTGTGTTGACGGTTGA
- the LOC128196678 gene encoding protein FAR1-RELATED SEQUENCE 5-like gives MANAIEEVFPITSHRWCLWHIMKKLPEKFQGYKQYVAIKTDLNALVYDCGCPTDFGNERHIWVPCYLRNHLWVGMSTTQRSEGMNAFFHGFINSRTILHQFVVQYDNALRVKAQKEIQVDFSSLNTRVACGSQSPIKRQLQLEYTHAKFEEVQTEFRSRMNCFIKETVKDNFNTYTMKEECMWEGKCVDKFYKVQFDPVTKNNTCSCLLFEFRGIICRHCLLVFSQEDVYSVPSKYVLRRWSKNIRRRHTLIRAAYSNSNHESTMQRYQILFKRFYEIAEVACESEAASNDLEKELHLLGKKFGCSSSITNYIISEGGELRYGNPVIGTIPDTTSASVDVLVYSPLAVKRKGRPRTNRLKSAVEKRTKKGKTSSSKKTSTSFVQDCDKQYLM, from the exons ATGGCGAATGCCATCGAAGAAGTATTTCCAATTACTAGCCACAGGTGGTGTTTATGGCACATAATGAAAAAGTTGCCAGAAAAATTTCAAGGTTATAAACAATATGTGGCCATCAAAACTGATTTAAACGCACTTGTCTATGATTGTGGTTGTCCAACGGACTTTGGGAATG AGAGACACATATGGGTACCTTGTTACTTGAGGAATCATTTATGGGTGGGCATGTCAACTACTCAAAGAAGTGAGGGAATGAATGCTTTCTTTCATGGATTTATAAATTCTAGAACCATACTTCATCAATTTGTGGTTCAATATGACAATGCCCTCAGAGTGAAGgcacaaaaagaaatacaagttGATTTCTCGTCCCTCAACACCAGGGTTGCATGTGGCTCTCAGTCACCGATCAAGAGACAACTTCAATTAGAGTACACACATGCAAAGTTTGAGGAAGTCCAGACAGAGTTTCGGTCAAGGATGAATTGTTTCATCAAAGAAACCGTAAAGGACAACTTCAACACTTACACAATGAAAGAGGAATGCATGTGGGAGGGTAAATGTGTAGATAAATTTTATAAGGTGCAATTTGATCCAGTCACAAAAAATAACACATGTTCTTGCCTATTATTTGAGTTTAGAGGCATCATTTGTCGCCATTGCCTTTTGGTATTCAGTCAGGAAGATGTTTATAGTGTGCCCTCAAAATACGTTCTACGACGGTGGAGCAAAAATATCCGTAGAAGGCACACTCTGATTAGAGCAGCGTATAGTAATTCCAATCATGAATCGACCATGCAAAGATACCAAATTTTGTTCAAACGATTCTATGAAATAGCTGAGGTAGCTTGTGAGTCGGAAGCTGCTTCTAATGACTTGGAAAAAGAACTTCATTTGCTGGGAAAAAAGTTTGGATGTAGTTCATCCATCACAAATTACATAATTAGTGAAGGAGGCGAACTACGGTATGGCAATCCGGTCATTGGTACAATACCCGACACTACTAGTGCAAGTGTTGACGTACTTGTCTATAGCCCTTTAGCAGTGAAGCGAAAAGGACGACCACGCACCAACAGGTTAAAGTCAGCCGTTGAGAAAAGAACCAAAAAAGGGAAAACTTCATCATCCAAAAAAACTTCAACATCATTCGTACAAGATTGT GACAAACAATACCTGATGTGA